A genomic window from Aquabacterium sp. OR-4 includes:
- the hslO gene encoding Hsp33 family molecular chaperone HslO, translated as MDQLIKFMFEGLPVRGMLVRLTGSWREAMARRASASDGGHAFAPEVRQMLGEMAAAGVLMQSNLKFNGALVLQVQGDGPVKLAVAETRSDLGYRVTAKVNGAVPAGAGLAALVNVQGQGRCAITLDPQDRLPGQQPYQGVVPLHGDQREPLQKLSEVLEHYMLQSEQLDTRLVLAANDEVAAGLLIQRLPITGGVMSASGVAYNPDEAHIGANEDFQRIAMLAATLTSQELLTLAPQQVLHCLFWEETLRVFEPLTPRFACTCSRERVAGMLNGLGVDEVRSIIAERGEVEVGCDFCGVQYRFDAVDVGELFTPGRESPPSSSSVQ; from the coding sequence ATGGATCAACTGATCAAGTTCATGTTCGAGGGCCTGCCGGTGCGCGGCATGCTGGTGCGTCTGACAGGCAGCTGGCGCGAGGCCATGGCCCGACGCGCCAGCGCCAGCGATGGTGGCCATGCCTTCGCACCCGAGGTGCGCCAGATGCTCGGCGAGATGGCCGCCGCCGGCGTGCTGATGCAGAGCAACCTGAAGTTCAACGGCGCGCTGGTGCTGCAGGTGCAGGGCGACGGCCCGGTCAAGCTGGCGGTGGCCGAGACCCGCTCCGACCTGGGCTACCGCGTCACCGCCAAGGTGAACGGCGCGGTGCCGGCCGGTGCCGGGCTGGCCGCGCTGGTGAACGTGCAGGGCCAGGGGCGCTGCGCGATCACCCTCGACCCGCAGGACCGCCTGCCCGGCCAGCAGCCCTACCAGGGCGTGGTGCCGCTGCACGGCGACCAGCGCGAGCCCCTGCAAAAGCTCTCGGAGGTGCTCGAGCACTACATGCTGCAAAGCGAGCAGCTCGACACCCGCCTGGTGCTGGCCGCCAACGACGAGGTGGCCGCCGGCCTGCTGATCCAGCGCCTGCCGATCACCGGCGGCGTGATGTCGGCCAGCGGCGTGGCCTACAACCCCGACGAGGCGCACATCGGCGCCAACGAGGACTTCCAGCGCATCGCCATGCTGGCGGCCACGCTGACCTCGCAGGAGCTGTTGACGCTGGCGCCGCAGCAGGTGCTGCACTGCCTGTTCTGGGAGGAGACGCTGCGCGTGTTCGAGCCGCTGACGCCGCGTTTTGCGTGCACCTGCTCGCGCGAGCGCGTGGCCGGCATGCTCAACGGCCTGGGCGTGGACGAGGTGCGCAGCATCATCGCCGAGCGCGGCGAGGTGGAAGTGGGTTGCGACTTCTGCGGCGTGCAGTACCGCTTTGACGCGGTGGACGTGGGCGAGCTGTTCACGCCCGGGCGCGAGTCACCGCCGTCGTCGTCGAGCGTGCAGTAG
- a CDS encoding gamma carbonic anhydrase family protein, translating to MAIYQLGERRPEIHPDAWVADSAQVIGHVHLAEHASVWYGAIVRADNDHIRIGRNSNVQDGSVLHIDTGMPLQIGDDVTIGHQVMLHGCSIGDGTLVGIQSVILNGARIGRNSIVGAGALVTEGKEFPDGVLIVGSPAKVVRELTPEQVARVQMSARHYVAQARLHREQLLRIDR from the coding sequence ATGGCCATCTACCAACTCGGCGAGCGCAGGCCCGAGATCCACCCCGACGCCTGGGTGGCCGACTCGGCCCAGGTGATCGGCCACGTCCATCTCGCCGAACATGCCAGCGTCTGGTACGGCGCGATCGTGCGTGCCGACAACGACCACATCCGCATCGGCCGCAACAGCAATGTGCAGGACGGCAGCGTGCTGCACATCGACACCGGCATGCCGCTGCAGATTGGCGACGACGTGACCATCGGCCACCAGGTGATGCTGCACGGCTGCAGCATCGGCGACGGCACGCTGGTGGGCATCCAGAGCGTGATCCTCAATGGCGCGCGCATCGGCCGCAACAGCATCGTGGGGGCCGGCGCGCTGGTCACCGAGGGCAAGGAGTTTCCCGACGGCGTGCTGATCGTCGGCAGCCCGGCCAAGGTGGTGCGAGAGCTCACGCCCGAGCAGGTGGCCCGCGTGCAGATGAGCGCGCGGCACTACGTGGCCCAGGCGCGGCTGCACCGCGAGCAATTGCTGCGCATCGACCGCTGA
- a CDS encoding ferritin-like domain-containing protein, with product MLPAPSALPCIRPHALAALQLSEPTAKAAAALALWQALRERSLGIDPATALPEPAGLPGRPARPALVPHVQLARRSPFTRDGRAALLHAIAHIEFNAINLALDAVWRFEGLPEAFYRDWLQVAAEEAIHFGLLARHLDAMGYAYGDFDAHDGLWTMTERTRHDVLARMALVPRTLEARGLDATPPIQAKLRRAGDLQAVAILDRILTDEVGHVAIGNRWYRWLCTRAGLDAETAYAPLARQHDAPRPRPPFNLDARRAAGFTETELAALGPTP from the coding sequence ATGCTGCCCGCGCCCTCTGCCCTGCCCTGTATCCGACCCCACGCACTGGCGGCCCTGCAGCTGAGCGAGCCCACGGCCAAGGCCGCAGCAGCCCTGGCGCTGTGGCAGGCCTTGCGCGAGCGCAGCCTGGGCATAGACCCCGCCACCGCGCTGCCTGAACCCGCCGGCCTGCCCGGCCGCCCTGCCCGCCCGGCCCTGGTGCCGCATGTGCAGCTGGCGCGGCGATCGCCCTTCACGCGCGACGGCCGTGCGGCGCTGCTGCACGCCATCGCCCACATCGAGTTCAACGCCATCAACCTGGCGCTCGATGCCGTGTGGCGCTTCGAGGGCCTGCCCGAGGCCTTCTACCGCGACTGGCTGCAGGTGGCGGCCGAAGAGGCCATCCACTTCGGCCTGCTGGCGCGCCACCTCGACGCCATGGGCTATGCCTATGGCGACTTCGATGCGCACGACGGCCTGTGGACCATGACCGAGCGCACCCGCCACGACGTGCTGGCGCGCATGGCCCTGGTGCCGCGCACGCTGGAGGCGCGCGGGCTCGATGCCACACCGCCCATCCAGGCCAAGCTGCGCCGCGCCGGTGATCTGCAGGCGGTGGCCATCCTTGACCGCATCCTCACCGACGAAGTGGGCCATGTGGCCATCGGCAACCGCTGGTATCGCTGGCTGTGCACGCGGGCCGGCCTCGACGCCGAGACCGCCTATGCCCCGCTGGCCCGGCAGCACGATGCGCCGCGCCCGCGCCCGCCGTTCAACCTGGACGCCCGGCGCGCCGCGGGTTTCACCGAGACCGAGCTGGCGGCGCTGGGCCCCACGCCGTAG
- a CDS encoding nucleotidyltransferase domain-containing protein, giving the protein MLSPLWRRQALPAPLDADDWADLLGQARSSLLGARLALWLQAHGGLEAVPERPRSYLRLALDIAQRHHGLARQEMLRMRAALRRIDGPVLVLKGGAYLATGLPAAAGRTLSDIDLLVPRDQLDEAESALLAGGWIAQERDAYNQRYYRQWMHEIPPLTHVQRGTVIDLHHTITAPTSSFAVDGAALIAASRAVDATDPRWRVLQPVDMVLHSAVHLFQEGEFDHGLRDLLDMDWLLQHFETREPDFWPQLLARAAGLRLQVPLHHALHHIERLFGPRVPAGQRAAVVALAPAWPQRTLMACLLERALRPMHPSAAQGGDGLARSLLYLRSHWLRMPMHLLLPHLLRKAWMRHFPDDEGDQPAVRG; this is encoded by the coding sequence ATGCTGTCGCCCCTGTGGCGGCGCCAGGCCCTGCCGGCGCCGCTGGACGCCGACGACTGGGCCGACCTGCTCGGGCAGGCGCGCTCCAGCCTGCTGGGTGCGCGGCTGGCGCTGTGGCTGCAGGCCCATGGCGGGCTCGAGGCGGTGCCCGAACGGCCGCGCAGCTACCTGCGGCTGGCCCTCGACATCGCCCAGCGCCACCACGGCCTGGCCCGCCAGGAGATGCTGCGCATGCGTGCAGCCTTGCGGCGCATCGACGGGCCGGTGCTGGTGCTCAAGGGCGGTGCCTACCTGGCTACCGGCCTGCCGGCGGCAGCCGGGCGCACGCTGTCGGACATCGACCTGCTGGTGCCGCGCGACCAGCTCGACGAGGCCGAATCGGCGCTGCTGGCCGGCGGCTGGATCGCGCAGGAGCGCGACGCCTACAACCAGCGCTACTACCGGCAGTGGATGCACGAGATTCCGCCGCTCACCCATGTGCAGCGCGGCACGGTGATCGACCTGCACCACACCATCACCGCGCCGACCTCGAGCTTTGCAGTGGATGGTGCAGCGCTGATCGCCGCCTCGCGCGCGGTGGATGCCACCGATCCGCGTTGGCGCGTGCTGCAGCCGGTGGACATGGTGCTGCACAGCGCGGTGCACCTGTTCCAGGAAGGCGAGTTCGACCACGGCCTGCGCGACCTGCTTGACATGGACTGGCTGCTGCAGCACTTCGAGACCCGCGAGCCGGACTTCTGGCCGCAGCTGCTGGCGCGCGCCGCCGGGCTGCGCCTGCAGGTGCCGCTGCACCATGCCCTGCACCACATCGAGCGGCTGTTCGGCCCGCGCGTGCCGGCGGGTCAGCGCGCTGCCGTGGTGGCCCTGGCCCCGGCCTGGCCGCAGCGGACCCTGATGGCCTGCCTGCTCGAACGTGCGCTGCGGCCCATGCACCCCAGCGCCGCGCAGGGCGGCGACGGCCTGGCGCGCAGCCTGCTGTACCTGCGCTCGCACTGGCTGCGCATGCCGATGCACCTGCTGCTGCCGCACCTGCTGCGCAAGGCCTGGATGCGGCATTTTCCGGACGACGAGGGCGACCAGCCGGCGGTGCGCGGCTGA
- a CDS encoding HprK-related kinase A codes for MMLRDLGAAECAGRLRDGRLRLRTGPFVMQLQSPVAEVAAGVSLLYADYPVPEPAEFADFSLQVMRSGGLRRWIKPQARFFYDGQPVFEPMALDHAYPLLEWSMNWCVASQAHQYLLLHAAVIERNGLAVILPAPPGSGKSTLCAGLIHAGWRLVSDEMALVERDGSGRIWPLCRPVSLKNRSIDVMRAWAPQAVFNRVTVNTTKGNVTHMQAPAAHVARMHEPAVARWVVFPRWQQGSAPVLSPRSRAASVIELARNAFNYAQLGEQGFHRLVDLVRGCDCHDFRYASLDDAVKVFDRLAAEAA; via the coding sequence ATGATGCTGCGTGACTTGGGGGCGGCCGAATGCGCCGGGCGGCTGCGCGATGGTCGCTTGCGGCTGCGCACCGGGCCCTTCGTGATGCAGCTGCAGTCACCGGTGGCCGAGGTGGCGGCAGGCGTGTCGCTGCTGTACGCCGACTACCCGGTGCCGGAGCCCGCCGAGTTTGCCGATTTCTCGCTGCAGGTGATGCGCAGCGGCGGGCTGCGGCGCTGGATCAAGCCGCAGGCGCGCTTTTTCTATGATGGCCAGCCGGTGTTCGAGCCGATGGCGCTCGATCACGCCTATCCGCTGCTCGAGTGGTCGATGAACTGGTGCGTGGCCAGCCAGGCCCACCAGTACCTGTTGCTGCACGCGGCGGTGATCGAGCGCAACGGCCTGGCGGTGATCCTGCCGGCGCCGCCGGGCTCGGGCAAGAGCACGCTGTGCGCAGGCCTGATCCATGCCGGCTGGCGCCTGGTGTCCGACGAGATGGCGCTGGTCGAGCGCGATGGTTCGGGGCGCATCTGGCCGCTGTGCCGCCCGGTGAGCCTGAAGAACCGCTCGATCGACGTGATGCGCGCCTGGGCGCCGCAGGCGGTGTTCAACCGGGTCACGGTCAACACCACCAAGGGCAACGTGACCCACATGCAGGCGCCGGCCGCGCATGTGGCGCGCATGCACGAGCCGGCCGTGGCGCGCTGGGTGGTGTTTCCCCGCTGGCAGCAGGGCTCGGCGCCGGTGCTGAGCCCGCGCTCGCGCGCCGCCAGCGTGATCGAGCTGGCGCGCAATGCCTTCAACTACGCCCAGCTGGGCGAGCAGGGCTTCCACCGCCTGGTGGACCTGGTGCGCGGCTGCGATTGCCACGACTTCCGCTATGCCAGCCTGGACGACGCGGTGAAGGTGTTCGACCGCCTGGCGGCCGAGGCCGCATGA
- a CDS encoding FecR family protein — protein MSRPIFRIFAIGALLLATVPSWAQASEAAAGVVKRSAGSVTLLRGGAAPGLALAVGQPVRVGDVVRTGGDGRVGITLADDTLLAAGPNSELVLSEFAFNATTQEGGMLLSLWRGTMAMVTGLLARKSPEKVNVQTRTVVLGVRGTEFIVDAGEGAR, from the coding sequence ATGTCCCGTCCGATCTTCCGCATTTTTGCCATCGGCGCCTTGCTGCTGGCCACCGTGCCCAGTTGGGCGCAAGCCAGCGAGGCCGCTGCCGGCGTGGTCAAGCGCAGCGCGGGCAGCGTGACGCTGCTGCGCGGCGGCGCCGCCCCCGGCCTGGCGCTGGCGGTGGGCCAGCCGGTGCGGGTGGGCGATGTGGTGCGCACCGGCGGCGACGGCCGGGTCGGCATCACGCTGGCCGACGACACGCTGCTGGCCGCCGGCCCGAACAGCGAGCTGGTGCTGAGCGAATTCGCCTTCAATGCCACGACGCAAGAAGGCGGCATGCTGCTGTCGCTGTGGCGCGGCACCATGGCCATGGTGACCGGCCTGCTGGCGCGCAAGTCGCCCGAGAAGGTGAATGTGCAGACCCGCACCGTGGTGCTGGGTGTGCGCGGCACCGAATTCATCGTCGACGCTGGCGAGGGTGCACGATGA
- a CDS encoding OmpA family protein, protein MSQHPRRPAPQRHAGALLLALVAVLGAGCASVTDRVVLLPQPDGRPSAVEVKAGSQRLLLAQPYAAAELKGQDLQPVTLDAATVAQRYGELLASQPPRPQRFVVRFESNGNRLTPESAPVLDDMRKALSSLQAPEVIVTGHTDRVGSLEANDRLSVVRAEALREILIEAGLPRAAITVIGRGEREPEVPTDDEVAEPRNRRVEIKLR, encoded by the coding sequence ATGAGCCAACACCCCCGCCGTCCCGCGCCGCAGCGCCACGCCGGCGCCCTGCTGCTTGCCCTGGTGGCCGTGCTGGGCGCCGGTTGCGCCAGCGTGACCGACCGCGTGGTGCTGCTGCCCCAGCCCGATGGCCGCCCCAGTGCGGTGGAAGTCAAGGCCGGCAGCCAGCGCCTGCTGCTGGCCCAGCCCTACGCGGCAGCCGAACTGAAGGGCCAGGATCTGCAGCCGGTCACGCTGGACGCCGCCACGGTGGCCCAGCGCTACGGCGAACTGCTGGCCAGCCAGCCGCCGCGGCCGCAGCGTTTCGTGGTGCGCTTCGAATCCAACGGCAACCGCCTGACGCCCGAATCGGCGCCAGTGCTCGACGACATGCGCAAGGCGCTGAGCAGCCTGCAGGCGCCCGAGGTGATCGTGACCGGCCACACCGACCGCGTGGGCAGCCTCGAGGCCAATGACCGCCTCTCGGTGGTGCGCGCCGAGGCCTTGCGCGAGATCCTGATCGAGGCCGGCCTGCCGCGCGCGGCGATCACCGTGATCGGCCGGGGCGAGCGCGAACCCGAGGTGCCCACCGACGACGAGGTGGCCGAGCCGCGCAACCGCCGTGTCGAGATCAAGCTCCGCTGA
- a CDS encoding CHASE2 domain-containing protein has translation MAGLLVLLLGSHALGLLNLPPLQRLDLLLHDSLLAAFAPTEREPRVAIVDIDERALAAHGRWPWRRALLAELVDCITGDQGAHLVALDMVLAEPDAGPDTAALKRLLDGPLRDRPEAAAALHSLLPSLDDDALLAATLARRPVVLGLVLTPQPHGANTGALPPAVMPDRALGPRLYELPVWHGHGANQPLLQQAARGAGHLNGLVDVDGVVRRVPLLVRREGRVLGSLALVTAQHWLGSPVAVNPLPPAAAAAWSPLGGLRLAGPRGTLALRVDRHGEVQVPYRRDGGFKRYSAADVLSGRVPADALRGRIVLVGVGAAGLGDQRLTPLAGTVPGTDVQASLLAGLLNGEVRAQPAWAGPLQAALLPPVAWLLLRGYRHRRLAVGALWTAAVLLASLALLAAAWAGLNAWLPGAALIALPPLLLALHLVRSYQAMHGARRQLAALFGQYVPPELVAQMSREPARYSMSSRSAEITVMFADVRDFTRIAQQLPPAQLSASMNLLLSHLTDIVREHRGTLDKYIGDAVMAFWGAPLDDPDQARHAVAAALAMQARLPVLRAELAPLGWPELGLSIGINTGTVVVGDMGSRHRRAYTVMGDAVNVAARLQALAAREGLGLVIGERTRQALDGRLCLALGTWQVRGRDGAEAAWHPLAWHPGENAVADRLAQRWARLREAVEAGRHDEARAMLDTLQAVDGVDPLLLWQRAALQRLAARRD, from the coding sequence GTGGCAGGCCTGTTGGTGCTGCTGCTGGGCAGCCATGCGCTGGGCCTGCTGAACCTGCCGCCACTGCAGCGGCTGGATCTGCTGCTGCACGACAGCCTGCTGGCCGCCTTTGCCCCCACCGAACGCGAGCCGCGCGTGGCCATTGTCGACATCGACGAGCGCGCCTTGGCCGCCCATGGCCGCTGGCCCTGGCGGCGGGCCCTGCTGGCCGAACTGGTGGACTGCATCACCGGCGACCAGGGCGCCCACCTGGTGGCGCTGGACATGGTGCTGGCCGAGCCCGATGCCGGCCCCGACACCGCCGCGCTGAAGCGCCTGCTCGACGGCCCCCTGCGTGACCGGCCCGAGGCCGCGGCCGCCCTGCACAGCCTGCTGCCCAGCCTGGACGACGATGCGCTGCTGGCCGCCACGCTGGCCCGCCGGCCGGTGGTGCTGGGGCTGGTGCTGACGCCGCAGCCCCACGGCGCCAACACCGGCGCCCTGCCGCCCGCCGTGATGCCCGACCGCGCGCTGGGCCCGCGCCTGTACGAGCTGCCGGTGTGGCATGGCCACGGGGCCAATCAGCCGCTGCTGCAGCAGGCGGCGCGCGGCGCCGGCCATCTGAACGGCCTGGTGGATGTGGACGGCGTGGTGCGCCGCGTGCCCCTGCTGGTGCGCCGCGAAGGCCGCGTGCTGGGCAGCCTGGCCCTGGTGACCGCCCAGCACTGGCTGGGCAGCCCGGTGGCGGTGAACCCGCTGCCGCCGGCCGCGGCGGCGGCCTGGTCGCCACTGGGCGGTTTGCGGCTGGCGGGCCCGCGCGGCACGCTGGCCTTGCGCGTCGACCGCCATGGCGAGGTGCAGGTGCCCTACCGGCGCGACGGCGGCTTCAAGCGCTACTCGGCCGCCGATGTGCTGTCGGGCCGGGTGCCGGCCGATGCGCTGCGTGGGCGCATCGTGCTGGTGGGCGTGGGCGCGGCCGGCCTGGGTGACCAGCGCCTCACGCCGCTGGCCGGCACCGTGCCGGGCACCGATGTGCAGGCCAGCCTGCTGGCCGGCCTTCTGAACGGCGAGGTGCGCGCGCAGCCGGCCTGGGCCGGCCCGCTGCAGGCCGCGCTGCTGCCACCCGTGGCCTGGCTGCTGCTGCGCGGCTACCGGCACCGGCGGCTGGCCGTTGGTGCGCTGTGGACCGCGGCGGTGCTGCTGGCCAGCCTGGCCCTGCTGGCCGCCGCCTGGGCCGGCCTGAACGCCTGGCTGCCGGGCGCGGCCCTGATCGCCCTGCCGCCGCTGCTGCTGGCCCTGCACCTGGTGCGCTCGTACCAGGCCATGCACGGCGCACGGCGGCAGCTGGCGGCGCTGTTTGGCCAGTATGTGCCGCCCGAGCTGGTGGCGCAGATGAGCCGCGAGCCGGCGCGCTACAGCATGTCGAGCCGCAGCGCCGAGATCACGGTGATGTTTGCCGACGTGCGCGACTTCACGCGCATCGCCCAGCAGCTGCCGCCGGCGCAGCTGAGCGCGTCGATGAACCTGCTGCTGTCGCACCTGACCGACATCGTGCGCGAGCACCGCGGCACGCTGGACAAGTACATCGGCGATGCGGTGATGGCCTTCTGGGGCGCGCCGCTGGACGACCCCGACCAGGCCCGCCATGCCGTGGCCGCGGCGCTGGCCATGCAGGCCCGGCTGCCGGTGCTGCGCGCCGAGCTGGCGCCGCTGGGCTGGCCCGAGCTGGGCCTGAGCATCGGCATCAACACCGGCACCGTGGTGGTGGGCGACATGGGCTCGCGCCACCGCCGCGCCTACACGGTGATGGGCGACGCGGTCAACGTGGCCGCCCGGCTGCAGGCGCTGGCCGCCCGCGAAGGCCTGGGCCTGGTGATCGGCGAGCGCACGCGCCAGGCCCTGGACGGCCGCTTGTGTCTGGCGCTGGGCACCTGGCAGGTGCGCGGGCGCGACGGCGCCGAAGCCGCCTGGCACCCACTGGCCTGGCACCCGGGTGAAAACGCGGTGGCTGACCGCCTGGCCCAGCGCTGGGCGCGCCTGCGCGAGGCGGTGGAGGCCGGCCGCCACGACGAGGCCCGCGCCATGCTCGACACGCTGCAGGCGGTGGATGGCGTCGATCCGCTGCTGCTGTGGCAGCGTGCGGCGCTGCAGCGCCTGGCCGCGCGCCGCGACTGA
- the xerD gene encoding site-specific tyrosine recombinase XerD codes for MRRSPDDSPPALPDASRDAIRRFADALWIEDGLSKLTLEAYRRDLTLYAHWLADQNGRTLDESRESDLLGYIAHRHAASRATTANRRLTVFKRYFRWALREHRTTADPTLRLAGARQPMRMPKVLSEAQVEALLAAPDVAEPLGLRDRAMLELMYASGLRVSELVGLASVHLGLQEGVLRVMGKGSRERLVPFGAEAGDWIERYLREARAAILGGQQSTALFVTARGGPMTRQMFWILVKRHARTAGILVPLSPHTLRHAFATHLLNHGADLRAVQMLLGHADIATTTIYTHVARERLRQLHAKHHPRA; via the coding sequence ATGCGCCGTTCGCCCGACGACAGCCCGCCCGCGCTGCCCGATGCCAGCCGCGACGCCATCCGCCGCTTCGCCGATGCGCTGTGGATCGAGGACGGGCTGTCCAAGCTCACGCTCGAGGCCTACCGGCGCGACCTGACCCTGTACGCCCACTGGCTGGCCGACCAGAACGGCCGCACGCTGGACGAATCGCGCGAGTCCGACCTGCTGGGCTACATCGCCCACCGCCATGCGGCCTCCCGCGCCACCACCGCGAACCGGCGGCTCACGGTGTTCAAGCGCTACTTCCGCTGGGCGCTGCGCGAGCACCGCACCACGGCCGACCCCACGCTGCGGCTGGCCGGCGCGCGCCAGCCGATGCGCATGCCCAAGGTGCTGAGCGAGGCCCAGGTCGAGGCCCTGCTGGCCGCGCCCGACGTGGCCGAGCCGCTGGGCCTGCGCGACCGCGCCATGCTCGAGCTGATGTACGCCAGCGGCCTGCGCGTGAGCGAGCTGGTGGGCCTGGCCAGCGTGCACCTGGGCCTGCAGGAGGGCGTGCTGCGGGTGATGGGCAAGGGCAGCCGCGAGCGCCTGGTGCCTTTTGGCGCCGAGGCCGGTGACTGGATCGAGCGCTACCTGCGCGAGGCGCGCGCCGCCATCCTGGGCGGGCAGCAGAGCACGGCGCTGTTTGTCACTGCGCGTGGCGGCCCGATGACGCGGCAGATGTTCTGGATCCTGGTCAAGCGCCATGCGCGCACCGCCGGCATCCTGGTGCCGCTGTCGCCGCACACGCTGCGCCATGCCTTCGCCACCCACCTGCTCAACCACGGCGCCGATCTGCGCGCGGTGCAGATGCTGCTGGGCCACGCCGACATCGCCACCACCACCATCTACACCCACGTGGCGCGCGAGCGGCTGCGCCAGCTGCACGCCAAGCACCATCCGCGGGCCTGA
- a CDS encoding tripartite tricarboxylate transporter substrate binding protein BugE: MNRRCFAPYLLATLAVAPALALAQAYPTKPVRLVVPFAPGGTTDIIARVVAEKIGPALGQTLVVENKAGGGGSVGATETSRATPDGYALGMATVSTTAANPAINPKIAYNPLTDFSPITNVAATPNVIAVHPSFPAKDYKAFLAELKKNPGKYSYSSSGTGGIGHLQMELFKNLSGTFVLHIPYRGAGPALNDTVAGQVPMIFDNLPSALPFIKDGRLIPIVVAAPQRLPQLPNVPTFKEVGLEPVNRMAYYGIYGPKGLPKEVVDKVNAAVKATVALPDVKKRIEDTGSLIVANSPAEFGAQIKAEFEVYKKVVEAQRLKLD; this comes from the coding sequence ATGAACCGTCGTTGCTTTGCCCCGTACCTGCTGGCCACCCTGGCCGTGGCGCCTGCGCTGGCGCTGGCCCAGGCCTATCCCACCAAGCCGGTGCGCCTGGTGGTGCCCTTCGCCCCCGGTGGCACCACCGACATCATCGCCCGCGTGGTGGCCGAAAAAATCGGCCCGGCGCTGGGCCAGACCCTGGTAGTCGAGAACAAGGCCGGCGGCGGCGGCTCGGTGGGCGCCACCGAGACCTCGCGCGCCACGCCCGACGGTTATGCCCTGGGCATGGCCACGGTCAGCACCACGGCGGCCAACCCGGCCATCAACCCGAAGATCGCCTACAACCCGCTGACCGACTTCTCGCCGATCACCAATGTGGCGGCCACGCCCAACGTGATCGCGGTGCACCCCAGCTTTCCGGCCAAGGACTACAAGGCCTTCCTGGCCGAGCTGAAGAAGAACCCCGGCAAGTACAGCTACAGCAGCAGCGGCACCGGCGGCATCGGCCACCTGCAGATGGAGCTGTTCAAGAACCTGTCAGGCACCTTCGTGCTGCACATCCCCTACCGCGGCGCGGGCCCGGCGCTCAACGACACCGTGGCCGGCCAGGTGCCGATGATCTTCGACAACCTGCCCTCGGCACTGCCCTTCATCAAGGACGGCCGGCTGATCCCGATCGTGGTGGCTGCGCCGCAGCGCCTGCCGCAGCTGCCCAATGTGCCCACCTTCAAGGAAGTGGGGCTCGAGCCCGTCAACCGCATGGCCTACTACGGCATCTACGGCCCCAAGGGCCTGCCGAAGGAGGTGGTCGACAAGGTCAACGCCGCGGTCAAGGCCACGGTGGCCCTGCCCGACGTGAAAAAGCGCATCGAGGACACCGGCTCGCTGATCGTGGCCAACAGCCCGGCCGAGTTCGGCGCCCAGATCAAGGCCGAGTTCGAGGTCTACAAGAAGGTCGTCGAGGCGCAGCGGCTCAAGCTGGACTAA
- a CDS encoding AEC family transporter → MPDPLILLPDFALIALGYLLCRHTPLDRPVWDGAEKLVYYLLFPALLFYAIVKNPIQPTAMLQFAGTGLAVVGCGIALAYALARAPGVDRLMHASGAQTAFRFNSYVALALAERLAGAEGVALQAVLISVCVPVCNIAAVWPLARAGGHGYLRELVRNPLIVATVSGLVANLAGLQLPALAATTLSRVGAAALPLGLMAVGAGLRFGALREAPWLAGGFMAIRHALLPAVALGLVLLQRLPTAQAAVLVSFAAMPTASSAYVLATRMGGHGGYVAGLVTVSTLLAMPGLPLALALLGWLR, encoded by the coding sequence ATGCCCGACCCATTGATCCTGCTGCCCGACTTTGCGCTGATTGCGCTCGGTTACCTGCTGTGCCGCCACACCCCGCTCGACCGCCCGGTCTGGGACGGGGCCGAGAAGCTGGTGTACTACCTGCTGTTTCCGGCGCTGCTGTTTTACGCCATCGTCAAGAACCCGATCCAGCCCACCGCCATGCTGCAGTTCGCCGGCACCGGCCTGGCGGTGGTGGGCTGCGGCATCGCGCTGGCCTATGCGCTGGCCCGTGCCCCGGGGGTTGACCGGCTGATGCACGCCTCGGGCGCGCAGACGGCCTTTCGCTTCAACAGCTATGTGGCGCTGGCGCTGGCCGAGCGCCTGGCCGGCGCCGAGGGCGTGGCGCTGCAGGCGGTGCTGATCTCGGTGTGCGTGCCGGTGTGCAACATTGCCGCGGTGTGGCCGCTGGCGCGTGCCGGCGGCCATGGCTACCTGCGCGAGTTGGTGCGCAACCCGCTGATCGTGGCCACCGTGTCGGGCCTGGTGGCCAACCTGGCCGGGCTGCAGCTGCCGGCGCTGGCGGCCACCACCTTGTCGCGCGTGGGTGCCGCGGCGCTGCCACTGGGCCTGATGGCGGTGGGCGCCGGCCTGCGCTTTGGCGCGCTGCGCGAGGCGCCCTGGCTGGCCGGCGGCTTCATGGCCATCCGCCATGCGCTGCTGCCGGCGGTGGCGCTGGGCCTGGTGCTGCTGCAGCGCCTGCCCACGGCGCAGGCGGCGGTGCTGGTGTCGTTTGCGGCCATGCCCACCGCCAGCAGCGCCTATGTGCTGGCCACGCGCATGGGCGGGCATGGCGGCTATGTGGCCGGGCTGGTCACCGTGTCCACCCTGCTGGCCATGCCCGGCCTGCCGCTGGCGCTGGCGCTGCTGGGCTGGCTGCGCTGA